The following are from one region of the Miscanthus floridulus cultivar M001 unplaced genomic scaffold, ASM1932011v1 fs_487_3_4, whole genome shotgun sequence genome:
- the LOC136531961 gene encoding uncharacterized protein produces MDPNMKQLQEALVDIETDAEKVLLARHQLVENDKIRNGNREALTALRKQARTTKTSVPSPFEVIMKEMERSSAKQLIKEICPSCGDHDPKEHTWLMFPGSDIFACVPFHVAHTVVEKDQERLDLDTKKLQSFVKEKSLVIAEKGALAGKFGVDTVKSLVSLTDTTKSTREGGEVKYQLG; encoded by the exons ATGGATCCCAACATGAAGCAGCTTCAAGAGGCTCTGGTTGATATTGAGACTGATGCAGAAAAAGTTCTTCTGGCTAGGCATCAG TTGGTGGAAAATGATAAGATAAGAAATGGTAACAGGGAGGCGCTGACGGCCCTCCGGAAACAAGCTAGGACAACCAAGACTAGTGTGCCATCTCCCTTTGAGGTCATAATGAAAGAGATGGAAAGAAGCTCTGCCAAGCAGCTGATAAAGGAGATATGCCCAAGTTGTGGAGATCATGACCCCAAGGAACATACTTGGCTAATGTTTCCTGGATCAGATATTTTTGCCTGTGTTCCATTTCATGTCGCACACACTGTTGTGGAAAAAG ACCAAGAACGCCTGGATCTGGATACCAAGAAACTGCAAAGCTTTGTCAAGGAGAAATCACTTGTGATTGCCGAAAAAGGTGCCCTAGCAGGCAAATTCGGTGTTGACACCGTGAAATCTTTGGTCAGCCTTACGGACACAACTAAATCGACACGGGAGGGAGGGGAGGTGAAGTACCAGTTGGGTTGA